In Flavivirga abyssicola, the following are encoded in one genomic region:
- a CDS encoding methylmalonyl-CoA mutase family protein, with amino-acid sequence MKQQAPYKPKHKVRIVTAASLFDGHDASINIMRRIIQATGVEVIHLGHDRSVEEVVNTAIQEDVNAICLTSYQGGHNEYFKYMYDLLKEKGAGHIKIFGGGGGVILPSEIRDLMDHGITRIYSPDDGREMGLQGMINDLVKQSDFAIGDTLNGEIDTIKEKLPKSIARIISSAENFPEVAKDTLDKIHIKNKNSKTPVLGITGTGGAGKSSLVDELVRRFLIDFPEKTIGIVSVDPSKRKTGGALLGDRIRMNAINSPRVYMRSLATRQSNLALSKYVNEAVEVLKAAEYDLIILETSGIGQSDTEIIEHSDVSLYVMTPEFGAATQLEKIDMLDFADLVAINKFDKRGALDALRDVKKQYMRNNNLWDVPQEQLPVFGTIASQFNDPGMNTLYKAVIDMLVEKAEADLKSTFTISDEMSEKIFVIPPSRTRYLSEIAETNRAYDQKANNQVEVAQKLYGIYKTICSVTNVTLGAVERSLIGKLGLNHEEILRQAQNDSDKLFLGLLVKEFDRVKLNLDPYNWEVIIGWNEKVNTYKNPIYSFKVRDKEIKIKTHTESLSHTQIPKVALPKYQAWGDILRWCLQENVPGEFPFASGLYPFKRTGEDPARMFAGEGGPERTNRRFHYVSMGLPAKRLSTAFDSVTLYGNDPDYRPDIYGKIGNAGVSVCCLDDAKKLYSGFNLADVMTSVSMTINGPAPMLLGFFINAAIDQQCEIYIKEKGLEKEIEAKIAVIYKGKERPKYNGELPEGNNGLGLMLLGVTGDQVLPLDIYNDIKVKTISQVRGTVQADILKEDQAQNTCIFSTEFALRLMGDVQEYFIENNVRNFYSVSISGYHIAEAGANPITQLALTLSNGFTYVEYYLSRGMDINKFGPNLSFFFSNGIDPEYAVIGRVARKIWAKAMKHKYGANTRAQMLKYHIQTSGRSLHAQEIDFNDIRTTLQALYAIYDNCNSLHTNAYDEAITTPTEESVRRAMAIQLIINKELGLAKNENPIQGSFIIEELTDLVEEAVLLEFDRITERGGVLGAMETMYQRSKIQEESLYYETLKHNGDFPIVGVNTFLSSKGSPTVLPKEVIRATEEEKQFQIKTLENLHKANDTKALLKELQTKAINNENIFEVLMEVCKVCSLGEITSALFEVGGQYRRNM; translated from the coding sequence ATGAAACAACAAGCACCATATAAGCCTAAACATAAAGTACGAATAGTAACAGCAGCATCATTGTTTGATGGGCATGATGCTTCCATAAACATCATGCGTCGAATTATTCAAGCTACAGGTGTTGAAGTGATTCACTTAGGGCATGATAGAAGTGTGGAAGAGGTTGTAAATACAGCTATTCAAGAAGATGTGAATGCTATTTGTTTAACTTCATATCAGGGAGGTCATAATGAGTATTTTAAATACATGTATGATTTATTAAAAGAAAAAGGTGCTGGTCATATCAAGATTTTTGGCGGAGGCGGAGGTGTAATCTTGCCTTCAGAGATTAGGGATTTGATGGATCATGGGATTACTCGTATTTATTCTCCTGATGATGGGCGTGAAATGGGATTACAAGGCATGATTAATGATTTGGTTAAGCAATCAGATTTTGCAATTGGAGATACTTTAAATGGAGAAATCGATACCATAAAAGAAAAGCTTCCAAAATCAATAGCCCGTATTATATCTTCTGCCGAGAATTTTCCAGAAGTAGCTAAAGACACTTTAGATAAAATACATATTAAAAATAAGAATTCTAAAACCCCAGTTTTGGGTATTACTGGAACCGGTGGAGCGGGAAAGTCTAGTTTAGTTGATGAGTTGGTTAGACGATTTCTAATTGACTTTCCAGAAAAGACGATTGGCATTGTTTCGGTTGACCCCTCAAAACGAAAAACGGGAGGTGCTTTGTTAGGAGATCGAATTCGTATGAATGCTATTAACTCACCTCGTGTTTACATGCGTAGTTTAGCAACACGTCAATCTAATTTGGCATTATCTAAATATGTAAATGAAGCCGTCGAAGTTTTAAAAGCCGCTGAATATGATTTAATTATTTTAGAAACATCAGGTATTGGACAATCTGATACTGAAATTATAGAACATTCCGATGTGTCATTGTATGTAATGACTCCCGAATTTGGAGCAGCAACGCAGTTAGAGAAAATCGATATGCTTGATTTTGCAGATTTAGTTGCTATCAATAAATTTGATAAACGAGGAGCCTTAGATGCTTTACGTGATGTTAAAAAGCAATATATGCGTAATAATAATCTTTGGGATGTACCTCAAGAGCAATTACCAGTTTTTGGTACGATAGCTTCTCAATTTAACGATCCGGGAATGAACACGCTTTATAAAGCTGTTATAGATATGTTGGTAGAAAAAGCAGAAGCAGATTTGAAATCAACATTTACTATTTCTGATGAAATGAGCGAGAAGATTTTTGTCATTCCGCCTTCAAGAACGCGCTATTTATCTGAAATAGCAGAAACAAATCGGGCTTACGACCAAAAAGCAAATAATCAGGTTGAAGTCGCTCAAAAGCTTTATGGAATATATAAAACGATTTGTTCGGTTACGAATGTCACCTTGGGCGCAGTCGAAAGGTCTCTTATAGGAAAGCTTGGATTAAATCATGAAGAGATTCTTCGACAAGCTCAGAATGACAGTGATAAACTATTTTTAGGTTTATTAGTAAAGGAATTCGATAGAGTAAAACTAAATTTAGATCCCTATAACTGGGAAGTTATTATCGGTTGGAATGAAAAAGTAAATACATATAAAAATCCAATCTATTCATTTAAAGTTCGAGATAAAGAAATAAAAATTAAAACACATACAGAGTCTTTGTCACATACTCAAATTCCTAAAGTGGCATTACCTAAATACCAAGCATGGGGAGATATATTGCGTTGGTGTTTACAAGAAAATGTTCCGGGAGAATTTCCTTTTGCATCTGGCTTGTATCCATTTAAAAGAACAGGAGAAGATCCGGCTCGTATGTTTGCAGGAGAAGGAGGACCAGAACGTACCAACCGCCGTTTTCATTATGTAAGTATGGGATTGCCAGCCAAACGCTTGTCAACCGCATTTGATAGTGTAACACTTTATGGTAACGATCCGGATTACCGTCCAGATATTTACGGGAAAATTGGAAATGCAGGCGTTTCAGTTTGTTGTTTAGATGATGCTAAAAAACTGTATTCCGGGTTCAATTTAGCAGACGTTATGACTTCTGTGAGTATGACTATTAATGGTCCAGCTCCTATGCTATTAGGCTTTTTTATAAATGCCGCCATAGATCAGCAATGTGAAATATACATAAAAGAAAAAGGTCTAGAAAAAGAAATAGAAGCTAAAATTGCTGTTATATATAAAGGAAAAGAGCGACCGAAATATAACGGAGAATTACCAGAAGGAAATAACGGTTTAGGATTGATGCTATTAGGTGTTACAGGAGATCAGGTCTTGCCCTTAGACATTTATAATGATATTAAAGTTAAAACGATATCTCAAGTTAGAGGAACAGTCCAAGCGGACATTTTAAAGGAAGATCAAGCCCAAAACACCTGTATTTTTTCAACCGAATTTGCATTGCGATTAATGGGTGATGTTCAAGAGTATTTTATTGAAAATAATGTTCGTAATTTTTATTCGGTTTCTATATCTGGCTATCATATTGCCGAAGCAGGAGCCAACCCTATTACACAGTTAGCCTTAACACTTTCCAATGGGTTTACTTATGTAGAGTATTACTTAAGTCGAGGTATGGATATTAATAAATTTGGTCCGAACCTATCGTTCTTTTTTTCTAATGGTATCGATCCAGAATATGCTGTCATTGGACGTGTTGCCAGAAAAATTTGGGCGAAAGCGATGAAGCATAAATATGGGGCTAATACTAGAGCCCAAATGCTTAAGTATCATATTCAAACATCAGGGCGCAGTTTACATGCTCAAGAAATAGACTTTAATGATATTCGTACAACTTTGCAGGCATTGTATGCTATCTACGATAATTGTAATTCGTTACATACAAATGCCTATGATGAAGCGATTACTACTCCAACCGAAGAATCAGTACGTCGTGCTATGGCCATTCAGCTTATCATAAATAAAGAATTAGGATTAGCTAAGAATGAAAACCCAATTCAAGGATCTTTTATTATTGAAGAGTTAACCGATTTAGTAGAGGAAGCTGTATTGCTTGAATTTGATAGAATAACTGAGCGTGGTGGTGTATTAGGAGCGATGGAAACCATGTATCAACGTAGTAAAATTCAAGAAGAAAGTTTGTATTATGAAACTTTAAAGCATAATGGTGATTTCCCGATAGTGGGGGTGAATACATTTTTAAGTTCTAAAGGATCGCCAACAGTACTTCCAAAAGAAGTCATTCGTGCGACAGAAGAAGAAAAGCAATTCCAAATAAAAACTTTAGAAAACCTTCATAAAGCAAACGATACAAAAGCGTTATTAAAAGAATTGCAAACGAAAGCTATTAACAACGAAAATATTTTTGAAGTATTAATGGAAGTTTGTAAAGTATGTTCTTTAGGAGAAATAACGAGTGCGTTATTTGAAGTAGGGGGACAGTATCGACGAAATATGTAA
- a CDS encoding Lrp/AsnC family transcriptional regulator, producing the protein MDIDRLNWKILRCLQENARLSNAEIGRRVGVSSPAVSERIKKMEDLGVIEGYKTIVSPLEVGYQLKAIITLRAFMGKLKPFLEKVKTYDEVVNCYRITGDENIVMEVVLKNQKHMESFIDQLIVYGESKTQIVLSDVVKQKEIKSLK; encoded by the coding sequence ATGGATATTGATAGGCTTAATTGGAAGATTTTAAGGTGTTTACAAGAGAACGCACGCCTTTCTAATGCCGAAATTGGACGACGTGTTGGGGTGAGTTCTCCGGCAGTTTCAGAGCGTATTAAAAAGATGGAAGATTTAGGAGTCATTGAAGGCTATAAAACGATTGTTTCTCCATTGGAAGTTGGTTATCAACTTAAAGCCATCATTACGTTACGTGCCTTTATGGGGAAACTAAAGCCATTTTTGGAAAAGGTAAAAACCTATGATGAAGTTGTGAATTGTTATCGAATTACTGGTGATGAAAATATTGTTATGGAAGTGGTATTAAAAAACCAAAAACATATGGAATCATTTATAGATCAACTTATCGTTTATGGAGAAAGTAAAACACAAATAGTACTGTCTGATGTTGTTAAACAAAAAGAGATAAAATCGTTGAAATAG
- a CDS encoding DJ-1/PfpI family protein, with amino-acid sequence MKHLFYITTILLLISCNSSEKRKETTDNQILKQVQHDKQFPKLEPNRYNVAFLIMNGTYNTELTAPFDIFQHTIFRNNIKAMNVFTVANTDDAITTFEGMRILPDFNYTKDSLPKIDILVVPSAEHHLDSDLEDTAMINFVKQTDKNAQFITSHCDGAFVLAKAGLLDNAVSTTFPGDIDKMRTVFPKLDIRKELLFVHDGKYITSAGGAKSFEAALYLCEFLYGKEVAQALAGGLVIDWNLDSVPHLMIKK; translated from the coding sequence ATGAAACACCTCTTTTATATAACAACTATTCTACTTCTTATAAGCTGTAATTCTTCTGAAAAAAGGAAAGAGACTACCGATAATCAGATACTGAAACAAGTTCAGCATGACAAACAGTTTCCTAAACTTGAACCTAATAGGTATAATGTTGCATTCTTGATTATGAATGGCACTTATAATACAGAATTAACAGCGCCTTTTGATATTTTTCAGCATACTATTTTTAGAAATAATATTAAAGCCATGAATGTGTTCACCGTTGCAAATACTGATGATGCGATTACTACCTTTGAGGGTATGCGAATCCTTCCGGATTTTAATTATACAAAAGATTCACTTCCAAAAATTGATATTCTTGTTGTCCCTAGTGCCGAGCATCATTTAGATTCCGATTTAGAGGATACAGCTATGATTAATTTTGTAAAGCAAACAGATAAAAATGCTCAATTTATAACCTCTCATTGTGACGGGGCGTTTGTTTTAGCTAAGGCAGGGTTACTTGATAACGCTGTTTCGACAACATTTCCAGGCGATATTGACAAAATGAGAACCGTGTTTCCCAAACTGGATATAAGAAAAGAGTTGCTCTTTGTTCATGACGGAAAATATATCACCTCTGCTGGTGGCGCAAAAAGTTTTGAAGCTGCTTTATATTTATGTGAGTTTCTTTATGGGAAAGAAGTTGCACAAGCTTTAGCTGGTGGTTTGGTGATTGATTGGAACCTAGATAGTGTACCTCATTTAATGATTAAGAAGTAA
- a CDS encoding VOC family protein yields the protein MDLNQITIPSLDVEKATEFYKTLGLHLIVDAIPRYVRFECPDGNSTFSIHKVDTLPKGDGITIYFEDDNLDNLVSKLQKKGISFTQLPEDQSYLWREARLQGLDGNNIILFHAGKNRKNPPWRIN from the coding sequence ATGGATTTAAACCAAATTACAATACCTTCTTTAGATGTTGAAAAAGCAACCGAATTTTATAAAACCTTGGGATTGCATCTTATTGTAGATGCCATCCCAAGATATGTTCGATTTGAATGCCCTGATGGCAATAGTACTTTTTCAATTCATAAAGTAGATACCTTACCAAAAGGTGATGGTATTACTATATATTTTGAAGATGATAATCTAGACAATTTAGTTTCTAAGCTTCAGAAAAAAGGTATTAGTTTTACACAATTACCCGAAGATCAATCGTATTTATGGCGTGAGGCACGTTTGCAAGGTCTAGATGGCAATAACATTATACTATTCCATGCCGGAAAAAACAGAAAAAATCCACCATGGCGTATCAATTAA
- a CDS encoding MDR family MFS transporter gives MKTLFNNYLNTFKGLSKEVWWLALITLINRAGTMVIPFLSLYLTKRLNFTLSDVGWIMSAFGLGSVIGSWLGGKLTDKIGYYKVMVFSLLTTGILFIALQFLNTFATFCLGIFLVMLVADMFRPAMFVALSAYSKQENKIRSVTLIRLAINLGFSAGPAIGGIIITSLSYGGLFWVDGITCMVATLVLINVLNPKKAKILDDVRTKNPKSAYSDKAFLIFLAAMVIFGIVFLQYFSTMPLYYKDAHHLSEFDIGIILGLNGFIIFVFEMPLIKWLENSNFTKSGLMLFGGILTGLSFIILNFTNWVGILIIGMLLMTFGEMIAFPFSNAFTMDRAKKGNQGEYMALYSIAFSIAHIFGHNAGMRMVDALGFDNTWYIITLLAALCVFLLFILRHYLNATKKRKEKIKKEEEREILWI, from the coding sequence ATGAAAACTTTATTCAACAATTACTTAAACACATTTAAAGGCTTATCAAAAGAAGTATGGTGGCTTGCTTTAATAACACTTATAAATAGAGCAGGAACCATGGTCATTCCATTCTTATCATTGTACCTTACAAAGCGCCTTAATTTTACTTTAAGCGATGTTGGGTGGATTATGAGTGCTTTTGGTTTAGGCTCAGTAATTGGTTCTTGGTTGGGTGGAAAATTAACCGATAAAATTGGTTATTATAAAGTTATGGTATTCAGTTTACTTACAACTGGAATACTATTTATAGCATTGCAATTTCTAAATACTTTCGCTACGTTTTGTCTAGGCATTTTTTTAGTGATGCTTGTAGCAGATATGTTTCGTCCTGCTATGTTCGTAGCCTTGAGTGCTTATAGCAAACAAGAAAACAAAATACGGTCTGTGACTTTAATTCGTTTAGCAATAAACCTTGGTTTCTCTGCTGGTCCTGCTATTGGTGGTATTATAATTACATCGCTTAGCTATGGAGGGTTATTTTGGGTAGATGGTATTACATGTATGGTGGCTACTCTTGTTTTAATAAACGTATTGAATCCGAAAAAAGCTAAAATTCTGGATGATGTAAGAACAAAAAATCCAAAATCAGCATACAGTGATAAAGCATTTTTAATATTTCTTGCAGCTATGGTTATTTTTGGTATTGTATTCTTACAATACTTTTCAACCATGCCTCTGTATTATAAAGATGCACATCATTTAAGTGAGTTTGATATAGGAATTATTTTAGGCTTGAACGGTTTTATCATTTTTGTATTTGAAATGCCTTTAATAAAATGGTTAGAAAACTCCAATTTCACGAAATCTGGATTAATGCTTTTCGGAGGTATTTTAACTGGGTTAAGTTTTATTATCTTAAACTTTACTAATTGGGTTGGTATTTTGATAATTGGCATGCTATTAATGACATTTGGAGAAATGATAGCCTTTCCTTTTTCAAACGCTTTTACCATGGATAGAGCTAAAAAAGGAAATCAAGGTGAATATATGGCCTTGTACAGTATTGCGTTTTCGATAGCTCATATATTTGGTCATAATGCAGGTATGCGAATGGTAGATGCGCTAGGTTTTGATAATACCTGGTATATTATTACATTACTTGCTGCACTTTGTGTTTTCTTGTTATTTATACTAAGACACTATTTGAATGCAACAAAAAAACGTAAAGAAAAAATAAAAAAAGAAGAAGAAAGAGAAATTTTATGGATTTAA
- a CDS encoding cytochrome P450 gives MSDSKLIEVSGLKSPKGAFLLGHLPQFNTYNKHQVLERWVEECGELFKIHFVGKQFVVSANPDFNSQMLRLRPEVFKRFSKIDEILKEMGVDGVFNAEGTAWKRHRRPTAEALSVKNVKAYYPVILDKTNGILEKFKNYSRQNTIVNVQKEFMAFTIDITTEIAFGHKLDTINNKSNSFQKHLEVIFPMINSRVTAPIPIWRYFKRKKDKILDESLKSIEKVIYEFINEAKKRIAENPKLKAQPSNFLEALLVENKDENFTDEEIYGNVFTILLAGEDTTSNSLSWAMFYLAQHPEIVTKVRMEAKEVYSKDTPDAYENVEDLKYANAVAQEAMRLKPTTPQLYLESNEDVIIDNVSIPKGTSIILQNKVAQTHDDYFSNPNSFVPERWIVSECPMHKNHTPNVMRAFGGGPRYCPGMHLAKTEMTVLISTLCKHFDFKLEVKPETIKEQFEFTMYPENLKVTFIPAK, from the coding sequence ATGTCTGATAGTAAATTAATTGAAGTTAGTGGTTTAAAATCTCCCAAAGGAGCGTTCTTGTTAGGGCATTTGCCGCAATTTAACACCTATAACAAGCATCAGGTTTTAGAGCGTTGGGTTGAAGAATGTGGCGAATTATTTAAAATACATTTTGTTGGAAAGCAATTTGTGGTATCTGCAAATCCAGATTTTAATAGCCAAATGCTCAGATTAAGACCAGAAGTTTTCAAGCGCTTTTCTAAGATTGATGAAATTTTAAAAGAAATGGGAGTCGATGGTGTTTTTAATGCAGAAGGAACAGCATGGAAAAGGCACAGAAGACCAACAGCAGAAGCTTTAAGTGTAAAAAACGTAAAAGCATATTATCCTGTGATTCTGGATAAGACTAATGGCATTCTTGAAAAGTTTAAAAACTATTCTCGGCAAAATACGATAGTAAATGTGCAAAAAGAATTTATGGCGTTTACAATTGATATTACAACGGAGATTGCTTTCGGACATAAATTAGATACTATAAATAATAAATCAAATAGTTTTCAAAAGCATTTGGAAGTTATTTTTCCAATGATTAATTCCCGTGTTACGGCACCAATTCCTATATGGAGATACTTCAAAAGAAAAAAAGATAAAATACTTGATGAATCTTTAAAATCTATTGAAAAGGTTATTTATGAATTTATTAATGAAGCTAAAAAAAGAATCGCAGAAAATCCAAAATTAAAAGCACAACCTTCTAATTTTTTAGAAGCTTTATTAGTAGAAAACAAAGACGAAAATTTTACAGATGAAGAGATTTACGGAAATGTATTCACAATATTATTAGCTGGAGAAGATACAACTTCAAACTCATTGTCTTGGGCTATGTTTTATTTAGCACAACACCCAGAAATAGTAACTAAGGTAAGAATGGAAGCTAAGGAAGTATATTCTAAAGATACTCCGGACGCTTATGAAAATGTTGAAGATTTAAAATATGCAAATGCAGTAGCTCAGGAAGCGATGCGATTAAAACCAACAACACCTCAATTGTATCTGGAATCTAATGAAGACGTTATTATAGATAATGTGTCGATACCAAAAGGAACCAGTATTATTTTACAGAATAAAGTAGCGCAAACACACGACGATTATTTTTCTAACCCCAATAGTTTTGTTCCAGAAAGGTGGATAGTTAGTGAGTGCCCAATGCATAAAAACCATACTCCTAATGTTATGAGAGCCTTTGGCGGCGGTCCAAGATACTGTCCTGGAATGCATTTGGCAAAAACAGAAATGACTGTTTTAATTTCGACGTTATGTAAGCATTTTGATTTTAAATTGGAAGTAAAACCAGAAACCATTAAAGAACAATTTGAGTTTACTATGTATCCAGAAAATTTAAAAGTAACATTTATTCCAGCAAAGTAA
- a CDS encoding DUF1684 domain-containing protein, whose translation MPHSTLPFKKLKFITKKSIVLVLFLATIFSCAQEKKPLLGDTEFQRTINAEYKDATTSPLKDKDRKHFEGLDFFKFDSAYVVKAQFKRTPNEKSFKMKTTTARLPEYVKYGELAFNLKGKSFTLNIYQNQGLKEKEGYEDYLFLPFLDETNGFESYGGGRYIDARIPKGDTMVIDFNSAYNPYCAYNDRYSCPIVPRKNYLKTRIEAGVKAFGKH comes from the coding sequence ATGCCACATAGTACACTCCCTTTTAAAAAGCTAAAATTTATAACCAAAAAAAGTATTGTATTGGTATTGTTTTTGGCTACTATATTTAGTTGTGCTCAGGAAAAGAAGCCTCTTTTAGGGGATACTGAGTTTCAAAGAACAATTAACGCAGAGTATAAAGATGCCACGACATCACCTTTAAAAGATAAAGACAGAAAGCATTTTGAAGGTTTGGACTTCTTTAAGTTTGATTCTGCTTATGTTGTAAAAGCACAGTTTAAAAGAACACCGAATGAGAAGTCTTTTAAAATGAAAACAACGACTGCAAGACTTCCTGAGTATGTGAAATATGGAGAACTAGCATTCAATTTAAAAGGAAAAAGTTTCACATTAAATATTTATCAAAACCAAGGTTTGAAGGAAAAAGAAGGTTATGAAGATTATTTGTTTTTACCTTTTTTAGATGAAACTAACGGATTTGAAAGCTATGGAGGAGGCCGTTACATTGATGCCAGAATTCCTAAAGGGGATACTATGGTAATCGATTTTAATTCTGCTTATAACCCTTATTGTGCATATAATGATAGATATTCTTGTCCAATAGTGCCCAGAAAAAATTATTTAAAAACTAGAATTGAGGCAGGGGTTAAGGCTTTTGGGAAGCATTAA
- a CDS encoding putative quinol monooxygenase, producing MTNQLTIVAKILAKAEKKDLVKNELLKLIEVTRAEKGCINYDLHQDNQNENLFLFYENWESRELWQKHMNNAHLAKYMRATDGAVKEFTLNEMTVVR from the coding sequence ATGACAAATCAATTAACAATCGTAGCAAAGATTTTGGCAAAAGCTGAAAAAAAAGACTTAGTAAAAAACGAATTACTAAAACTAATTGAGGTTACAAGAGCGGAAAAAGGATGTATCAATTATGATCTGCATCAAGATAATCAAAATGAAAACCTGTTTTTATTTTATGAAAATTGGGAAAGTAGAGAATTATGGCAAAAACATATGAATAATGCACATTTAGCTAAATATATGAGAGCTACAGATGGTGCTGTGAAAGAATTTACATTAAATGAGATGACTGTAGTTAGATAA
- a CDS encoding nitroreductase family protein: MSFIESMKNRYTTKKYNNSKKIEKQKIEELKEILHLSPSSINSQPWKFTFVSDKETKEKLSEVSWLNTNKVLDSDIVVVFSRIDNIVLFEQQIEEGLPKGAVDYYKEFIKPQTEEQIKAWFDRQVYLALGVLLSACAEMGIDATPMEGVEPMKYDSILNQKDYATLMAVAIGYRDKDDFNQPSKTPKSRRNINQVIETF; the protein is encoded by the coding sequence ATGAGCTTTATAGAATCCATGAAAAATCGTTACACGACAAAAAAGTATAACAATTCTAAAAAAATAGAAAAACAAAAAATTGAAGAATTAAAAGAGATTTTGCATCTAAGTCCTTCATCAATAAATAGCCAACCCTGGAAATTTACTTTCGTTTCAGACAAAGAAACTAAAGAAAAACTTTCTGAAGTATCATGGCTAAATACCAATAAAGTACTTGACAGTGATATTGTAGTTGTATTTAGTAGAATTGACAATATCGTTTTATTTGAACAACAAATAGAAGAAGGCTTGCCAAAAGGAGCGGTTGATTATTACAAAGAATTCATAAAGCCTCAAACAGAAGAACAAATTAAGGCTTGGTTTGACCGGCAAGTTTATTTAGCCTTAGGTGTTCTTTTAAGTGCTTGTGCAGAAATGGGCATTGACGCTACGCCAATGGAAGGAGTTGAACCGATGAAGTACGATAGTATATTAAATCAAAAAGACTATGCAACCCTTATGGCTGTAGCTATCGGTTATAGAGATAAAGACGATTTCAATCAACCGAGTAAGACTCCAAAATCACGAAGAAATATTAATCAAGTAATAGAGACCTTTTAA
- a CDS encoding winged helix-turn-helix transcriptional regulator produces MVEKEQKRHIFNGKEYPCCTSLTMGVIGGKWKTVILFHLIDGKLRYNELRKAMPTVTERTLSLQLKKLEEDGIVHRKVYTKKAPLKVEYTLTKLGESLIPLIQSIANWGDFIVANYSEEK; encoded by the coding sequence ATGGTAGAAAAAGAACAAAAAAGACACATATTTAACGGAAAGGAATATCCTTGTTGTACAAGTCTTACGATGGGTGTAATAGGAGGAAAATGGAAAACCGTAATTTTATTTCATTTAATAGATGGAAAATTACGATACAACGAATTAAGAAAAGCTATGCCAACTGTTACTGAACGAACGTTAAGTTTGCAATTGAAAAAATTAGAGGAAGATGGTATCGTTCACCGAAAGGTTTATACTAAAAAGGCACCATTAAAGGTTGAATATACTTTAACGAAATTAGGGGAATCTTTAATTCCACTTATACAATCTATTGCGAATTGGGGTGATTTTATTGTTGCAAATTATTCAGAAGAAAAATAA
- the crcB gene encoding fluoride efflux transporter CrcB, producing the protein MKQLLLVFLGGGFGSVLRYIIGKYLNSAETGIPYGTFAANILGSLLIGIILGLAAKNDSLTQNQTLLLATGFCGGFTTFSTFAYENHVFLKSGDFTSFAFYTIASFIVGFLAVFLGMFLVK; encoded by the coding sequence ATGAAACAGCTTTTACTGGTTTTTTTAGGTGGTGGCTTTGGCAGCGTACTACGCTATATTATTGGAAAATATTTAAATAGTGCTGAAACAGGTATTCCTTATGGAACTTTTGCTGCTAATATTTTAGGAAGTTTACTTATTGGTATAATACTTGGCTTGGCAGCAAAAAATGACTCACTAACTCAAAACCAAACGTTACTCTTGGCTACTGGCTTTTGCGGTGGTTTCACCACTTTTTCAACTTTTGCATATGAAAACCACGTGTTTTTAAAATCGGGAGATTTTACAAGCTTTGCTTTTTATACCATTGCTAGTTTCATTGTTGGCTTTTTGGCTGTGTTTTTGGGGATGTTTTTGGTGAAGTAA